The Alteromonas stellipolaris genome includes a region encoding these proteins:
- the ribF gene encoding bifunctional riboflavin kinase/FAD synthetase, which translates to MEFIRGLNNVKPQHSGCVLTIGKFDGVHLGHQAVLGNVLQKAKALGLPATVMVFEPQPEEVFTPDTAPARISPLREKYELLKQQGVNRLLAVRFNRAFASQSADTFVHDLLVDKLGVKFLVVGDDFRFGQGRQGDFAMLQAAGQKYGFEVVSTQSFMMHAHRISSTAVREALADSDFALAEEMLGRPFAVYGRVVHGEKKGRTIGFPTANVMLKRCRAPIHGVFAVHVAVDGKKFNGVANIGTRPTLNGVRNQLEVHIFDMSADLYGKPMTVFPVAKIRDEQKFDSFEILKAQIQADAAKARLLLE; encoded by the coding sequence GTGGAATTTATCCGCGGGCTTAACAACGTAAAACCGCAGCACAGTGGGTGTGTACTTACCATCGGGAAATTTGATGGTGTGCACTTGGGCCATCAGGCAGTACTGGGTAATGTGCTTCAAAAAGCCAAAGCACTTGGGTTGCCGGCTACAGTGATGGTGTTCGAACCTCAACCTGAGGAAGTATTTACGCCTGACACTGCGCCAGCTCGAATTAGTCCATTGCGTGAAAAGTACGAATTGCTGAAACAGCAGGGCGTCAATCGTTTATTGGCAGTGCGTTTCAACAGAGCCTTTGCTAGTCAAAGTGCCGATACCTTCGTGCATGATTTGCTGGTGGATAAGTTAGGCGTTAAATTTCTTGTGGTAGGCGATGACTTTCGCTTTGGACAAGGTCGTCAGGGCGACTTTGCCATGCTGCAAGCCGCTGGGCAAAAGTACGGCTTTGAAGTGGTTAGCACACAAAGCTTTATGATGCATGCACATCGCATTAGCTCTACTGCAGTACGCGAAGCCCTCGCTGACTCTGATTTTGCGCTTGCCGAAGAAATGTTAGGTAGGCCGTTTGCTGTATATGGCCGCGTGGTTCATGGTGAAAAGAAAGGGCGGACCATAGGGTTTCCTACCGCGAATGTCATGCTGAAACGTTGCAGGGCGCCTATTCACGGTGTATTTGCAGTACACGTTGCCGTAGATGGAAAGAAATTCAATGGTGTGGCAAACATAGGCACTCGTCCCACGTTAAATGGTGTGCGAAACCAATTAGAAGTGCATATCTTCGATATGTCAGCCGACCTGTATGGGAAACCAATGACCGTGTTTCCTGTTGCAAAAATACGAGATGAACAGAAATTTGACTCGTTTGAGATACTAAAAGCACAAATTCAGGCCGATGCCGCTAAGGCGCGCCTGTTATTAGAATAG
- the murJ gene encoding murein biosynthesis integral membrane protein MurJ, with protein MSRKLLKSGLIVSVMTLISRVLGLVRDVVVAKLMGDGAAADVFFFANKIPNFLRRLFAEGAFAQAFIPVLTEVHQNHEKAELKAFVAKISGTLGAIVFIVSLIGVIASPVLAALFGTGWFIAWMQGDEAGDKFLLASTMLKITFPYLAFVSLTGLAGAILNTLNKFAVAAFTPVLLNVCIIACAVFLAPDMDQPAFALAWGVFIGGIVQLAFQLPFLYRAGLLVKPKWGWRDENVVKVRTLMIPALFGVSVGQINLLFDTFIASFLMTGSISWLYYSDRLLEFPLGLFGIAIATVILPALSRNHVSKDPKAFSANIDWAFRMVCLLGIPAAVGLATMARPILTVIFQRGAFTAETATMASYSLTAYAFGLLSFMLVKVLAPGFYSRQDTKTPVRFGIWCMAANMVFNLLAIPFGYIGLAIATSMSATLNAALLYITLHKQGVFVLSRTSVMFILRVLIASTVMGAVIFYRDKGVEFFDLEWIVQVMDVAITIALSAAAFFSCMILLGARRRHFKSGGG; from the coding sequence GTGTCACGGAAGTTATTAAAATCAGGCCTTATTGTCAGTGTAATGACATTGATATCCCGCGTATTAGGGCTAGTGCGAGATGTGGTAGTCGCAAAGCTAATGGGGGATGGCGCCGCCGCCGACGTGTTTTTCTTTGCAAATAAAATTCCTAACTTCCTGCGCCGCTTATTTGCCGAAGGTGCATTCGCGCAAGCATTTATTCCGGTATTAACCGAAGTACACCAAAATCACGAGAAAGCAGAGCTTAAAGCGTTTGTCGCTAAAATATCCGGCACACTCGGAGCCATAGTATTTATCGTTTCTCTTATTGGTGTAATAGCATCCCCTGTTTTAGCCGCGTTATTTGGCACAGGCTGGTTCATTGCGTGGATGCAGGGCGATGAAGCGGGCGATAAATTCTTACTCGCCTCTACTATGTTAAAAATCACCTTTCCGTATCTTGCCTTTGTATCATTAACTGGGCTGGCTGGGGCTATATTAAATACACTAAATAAATTTGCAGTGGCAGCGTTTACACCCGTGCTACTCAACGTATGTATTATTGCCTGTGCAGTATTTTTAGCCCCCGATATGGACCAACCCGCCTTTGCATTAGCGTGGGGGGTCTTTATAGGTGGCATAGTACAACTTGCCTTTCAATTGCCGTTTCTGTATCGGGCGGGTTTATTAGTTAAGCCTAAATGGGGTTGGCGAGATGAAAACGTTGTTAAGGTACGCACCCTTATGATCCCTGCTTTATTCGGGGTATCGGTGGGGCAAATTAACTTATTGTTCGATACTTTCATTGCCAGCTTCCTTATGACGGGCTCTATTAGCTGGCTGTACTACTCCGACCGCTTGCTTGAATTTCCGTTAGGGCTGTTTGGTATCGCCATCGCTACCGTAATATTGCCTGCGCTGTCACGTAATCATGTGAGTAAAGATCCGAAAGCCTTTTCAGCAAACATAGATTGGGCGTTTCGCATGGTGTGCTTACTGGGTATTCCAGCTGCAGTAGGACTGGCGACAATGGCCAGGCCAATTTTAACGGTGATATTTCAGCGGGGCGCCTTTACGGCTGAAACCGCTACTATGGCGTCTTATTCATTAACAGCTTATGCCTTCGGCTTGCTTAGTTTCATGTTAGTAAAGGTACTCGCGCCAGGGTTTTACTCGAGACAAGACACCAAAACCCCCGTTAGATTTGGTATTTGGTGCATGGCGGCAAACATGGTGTTTAATCTGTTAGCTATTCCCTTTGGCTATATTGGCCTAGCCATTGCCACTAGCATGTCGGCCACGCTGAACGCCGCACTGCTGTATATTACCCTGCACAAGCAAGGTGTTTTTGTGCTTAGCCGTACGTCCGTGATGTTCATACTTCGCGTGCTTATTGCCAGTACGGTAATGGGGGCGGTGATTTTTTATCGTGATAAGGGCGTGGAATTTTTCGACCTTGAATGGATAGTACAAGTAATGGATGTTGCTATAACTATCGCATTATCTGCAGCTGCCTTCTTTTCATGCATGATTTTATTAGGTGCAAGGCGTCGTCATTTCAAAAGTGGGGGCGGGTAA
- the rpsT gene encoding 30S ribosomal protein S20 — protein MANIKSAKKRAIQAEKRRQHNASRRSMTRTSLKKVVAAIASGDKEGAQTAFAAATPILDRMATKGLIHKNKAARHKSRLAAQIKALA, from the coding sequence TTGGCTAACATCAAGTCTGCTAAGAAACGTGCAATCCAAGCCGAAAAGCGTCGCCAGCATAACGCTAGCCGTCGCTCCATGACTCGTACAAGCTTGAAGAAAGTAGTAGCTGCTATCGCTAGTGGTGATAAAGAAGGTGCACAAACTGCATTTGCTGCTGCAACTCCGATTCTTGACAGAATGGCTACTAAAGGTTTGATTCACAAGAATAAAGCTGCTCGTCACAAGAGCCGCCTAGCTGCACAAATTAAAGCTTTAGCTTAA
- a CDS encoding SDR family oxidoreductase — MTTRQNILITGASSGLGKGMAAEFAKQGSNLALCARRLDRLEALRSELLAVNPNIKVLIKSLDVNDHNAVFEVFDAFKQEMGQLDRVIINAGMGKGASIGTGFFNANKQTAETNFVAALAQAEAAMTIFRAQNAGHLVTISSISAVRGFRRAMTVYAATKAGLTSMTEGIRLDVMNTPIKVSCVHPGFIRTEINETVEKVPFIVDTETGCKALVKAINKEKAVSYVPSWPWALLHWILRVAPSSTIRKMS, encoded by the coding sequence ATGACAACAAGACAAAATATTCTGATAACGGGGGCTAGCTCAGGCCTTGGTAAAGGAATGGCGGCGGAGTTCGCAAAGCAAGGAAGCAACTTAGCATTGTGCGCAAGGCGTTTAGACCGCCTAGAGGCGCTTAGAAGTGAACTACTAGCAGTAAACCCTAACATCAAGGTGCTAATTAAGTCGCTTGACGTGAACGACCACAACGCGGTTTTTGAAGTGTTTGACGCATTTAAACAAGAGATGGGGCAACTCGATAGAGTTATCATCAACGCGGGAATGGGTAAAGGTGCCTCTATTGGCACGGGTTTTTTTAATGCGAATAAGCAAACCGCAGAGACTAATTTTGTGGCAGCACTTGCACAAGCCGAAGCGGCCATGACCATTTTTAGAGCGCAAAATGCAGGTCACCTAGTGACGATTTCATCAATTAGTGCGGTAAGAGGCTTTAGGCGAGCCATGACAGTGTATGCGGCCACTAAAGCAGGGCTTACGTCGATGACAGAGGGTATTCGTTTGGATGTGATGAATACACCAATTAAGGTGAGCTGTGTTCATCCAGGGTTTATTCGTACCGAAATTAATGAAACCGTAGAGAAAGTACCGTTTATTGTCGATACTGAGACCGGCTGTAAAGCGTTGGTAAAAGCGATTAATAAGGAAAAAGCAGTGTCTTATGTGCCAAGTTGGCCGTGGGCGTTATTACATTGGATACTACGTGTTGCGCCTTCTAGCACCATTCGCAAAATGAGTTAG
- a CDS encoding phosphotransferase family protein, whose protein sequence is MTNTVLDKAVSVREGEELDVNVVDGWLKNHIQNLIGTPRVTQYSGGASNWTYCLEYDNTSLILRRAPAGTKAKGAHDMGREYRLQAALKPVYSYVPDMLAYCDDEAVIGTEFYIMEKLTGVIPRKNLPRDLKTSSEQTRQLCKNVLDSLIELHKVDYKAAGLDTIGKGSGYIERQITGWSERYTKAKTWNVPSGKGVMRWLKANMPSEERICITHNDFRFDNVVLDPNDYTKILGVLDWELATLGDPLMDLGNTLAYWVNADDDFLAQSTRRQPTHLKGMMTRDEVVAYYCKQMDIDVDDFTFYEVYGLFRLAGIAQQIYYRYHHGQTNNPAFKNFWIFIHYLMWRCKKAIRKSGKRK, encoded by the coding sequence ATGACGAATACAGTATTAGATAAAGCAGTATCAGTAAGAGAAGGCGAAGAACTAGACGTTAATGTTGTCGATGGGTGGCTGAAAAATCATATTCAAAACCTTATCGGCACACCTAGGGTGACACAATATTCAGGCGGTGCGTCTAACTGGACCTACTGTCTTGAATACGACAATACGTCGTTAATATTACGCCGTGCACCCGCGGGCACTAAAGCGAAAGGTGCCCATGATATGGGGCGTGAATATCGTCTTCAAGCCGCGCTGAAGCCGGTTTATAGTTATGTGCCTGACATGCTAGCGTATTGCGATGATGAAGCCGTGATTGGTACAGAATTCTATATCATGGAAAAGCTGACTGGCGTTATTCCCCGTAAGAATCTTCCTCGCGATTTAAAGACCTCTTCAGAACAGACGCGTCAGTTGTGCAAAAATGTACTTGATAGCTTAATAGAGCTGCACAAAGTTGACTATAAAGCGGCAGGTTTAGACACTATTGGCAAAGGTAGCGGTTATATAGAACGCCAAATTACCGGCTGGAGTGAGCGCTACACCAAAGCAAAAACTTGGAATGTCCCTTCGGGCAAAGGTGTTATGCGCTGGCTTAAAGCTAATATGCCAAGTGAAGAGCGTATTTGCATTACTCACAACGATTTTAGATTCGACAATGTGGTGTTAGATCCTAACGACTACACCAAAATTTTAGGTGTGCTTGATTGGGAGTTGGCCACTCTTGGCGATCCCTTGATGGACTTGGGCAATACGTTGGCCTATTGGGTTAATGCAGATGATGATTTTCTCGCTCAATCTACACGTAGGCAGCCCACTCATCTAAAAGGCATGATGACACGAGATGAAGTGGTGGCTTATTACTGCAAGCAAATGGATATTGACGTTGATGATTTCACTTTCTATGAAGTGTATGGCTTGTTTCGTTTAGCGGGTATTGCACAGCAAATCTACTACCGCTATCACCATGGGCAAACCAATAACCCAGCGTTTAAAAACTTTTGGATATTCATTCATTATTTAATGTGGCGTTGTAAAAAGGCCATTCGTAAATCAGGAAAAAGAAAATGA
- a CDS encoding SDR family oxidoreductase, whose protein sequence is MGTKTSHIKTNDKEKRILITGGATGLGQAIALALINEHSKRGEKLKICIADIHEERGLETLALLTEKGTEAFYQPCDITQDDEVANLVSAIEAQWGGVDLVFNNAGVASGGSLSDESIDQWKWIFDINLLGMVRVSKAILPLFKAQGGGYFVNIASQAGLTPIPYMNSYNAVKAAVVSLSETMKLELAPDNIDVSVVCPSFFKTNLDESMRSDNPAMHKMMARFFKKADMTKEEVAQSICDQVTQKRFLILTHKLGKRAFLMKKLLPTQTYINNMLKQTKAMKRAMERR, encoded by the coding sequence ATGGGTACAAAGACAAGTCATATAAAAACAAACGATAAAGAAAAACGCATCCTTATTACCGGTGGCGCCACGGGACTAGGGCAAGCCATAGCACTTGCATTAATTAACGAGCACAGTAAACGCGGCGAAAAACTGAAAATATGTATCGCTGATATCCATGAGGAGCGAGGGCTAGAAACGCTTGCCTTACTAACAGAAAAAGGTACAGAGGCTTTCTATCAGCCATGTGACATTACCCAAGACGATGAAGTCGCTAATTTGGTTAGCGCTATAGAAGCACAATGGGGCGGTGTTGATCTTGTGTTCAACAACGCTGGCGTAGCGTCTGGCGGTAGTTTAAGTGATGAAAGTATTGACCAGTGGAAATGGATTTTCGATATTAACCTGCTAGGTATGGTGCGTGTCAGCAAGGCTATATTGCCTTTGTTTAAAGCGCAGGGCGGGGGCTATTTTGTAAATATAGCGTCGCAAGCGGGGCTAACGCCTATTCCTTACATGAACAGTTACAACGCAGTGAAGGCGGCTGTGGTATCACTGTCTGAAACCATGAAGCTAGAGCTTGCTCCCGATAATATCGATGTGAGCGTGGTGTGCCCTAGTTTTTTCAAAACCAACCTTGATGAGTCGATGCGAAGCGACAACCCCGCTATGCATAAAATGATGGCGCGGTTCTTTAAAAAAGCAGATATGACTAAAGAAGAGGTGGCGCAAAGTATCTGTGATCAGGTTACCCAAAAGCGGTTTTTAATCCTTACCCACAAATTAGGTAAACGGGCATTTTTGATGAAAAAACTATTACCCACCCAGACCTATATTAATAACATGCTAAAACAAACTAAAGCGATGAAACGTGCAATGGAAAGACGGTAA
- a CDS encoding bile acid:sodium symporter family protein yields the protein MQASIFTEILLPLALAFVMFGMGLTLTVADFTRLLKAPKAIVVGLVGQTVLLPLLAFGLCMAFSLHPAMAIGIMILSACPGGTMSNLISHIGRANLALSVSLTALSTFICVFSTPFIIHYSMDYFAGENAPSFSIVTTVVGLVCVSIVPVIIGMAIRHFKPAFSIKVEGFFRTFSLWFMIAMIIGILISERANLMASLEEALLVCLALNISAVILGLILAFAFKLSNIDGITLAIEVGVQNAALAMLICITFLNSPEFAVAAGVYGLTMYAGPGLLAVWSKRLKNATKSADGDEGKDKPLATQKA from the coding sequence ATGCAGGCCTCGATTTTTACCGAAATACTTCTTCCACTGGCTTTGGCTTTCGTGATGTTTGGTATGGGGCTTACGTTAACGGTAGCCGATTTCACCCGTCTACTTAAAGCGCCTAAAGCCATCGTAGTGGGGCTGGTGGGGCAAACCGTATTGCTGCCTTTATTGGCGTTTGGCTTGTGCATGGCATTTTCTCTTCATCCAGCAATGGCCATAGGTATTATGATTTTATCAGCGTGTCCAGGTGGCACGATGAGCAACTTAATAAGTCATATTGGGCGAGCGAACCTTGCGTTATCTGTAAGTTTAACAGCACTATCTACCTTTATTTGCGTATTCTCAACGCCTTTTATAATCCACTATTCCATGGACTATTTCGCTGGTGAGAACGCACCTTCATTTTCCATTGTTACTACCGTCGTCGGCTTGGTATGTGTGTCTATCGTGCCTGTCATCATTGGTATGGCGATACGGCACTTCAAACCTGCATTCTCTATTAAGGTAGAGGGCTTTTTTAGAACGTTTTCATTATGGTTCATGATTGCCATGATCATTGGCATATTAATTAGTGAGCGGGCGAACTTGATGGCGTCACTAGAAGAGGCCTTGCTAGTATGCTTAGCCCTGAATATTTCAGCTGTGATACTGGGGCTTATTTTGGCTTTTGCCTTTAAATTGTCGAACATTGACGGTATTACACTGGCTATTGAAGTGGGTGTGCAAAACGCAGCGCTGGCCATGTTAATTTGTATTACCTTCTTAAATTCTCCTGAATTTGCCGTAGCGGCTGGAGTTTATGGGTTAACCATGTATGCAGGCCCTGGGCTTTTAGCTGTATGGTCGAAGCGCCTGAAAAATGCCACTAAAAGCGCTGATGGTGATGAAGGTAAGGACAAACCACTTGCTACTCAAAAAGCCTAA
- a CDS encoding LysR family transcriptional regulator produces the protein MMHGKIDLNLFFVLKAVYEEESITAAAKALHLTQPAVSHAMSRLREKFDDELFVRHSRRMVPTPLCQSIIQQVKEALSHLESTLSDPIDFDISRYKREIKLGLRDILESTFLPTLIPELLQNAANITVTSRRVTRPELENALANKELDIVIDALVPTGPDIRSTLVCDEHFVLICAREHSILKDKTLANYVSASHVLVTLKDSRLDTVDLALAKQNATRQFALQCEHYFAAASVVSKSDLLLTVPSRYAQQITSSLPVAVTTLPFDVPLMPIHMYWHQQADEDLVNKWMREKLLALADELL, from the coding sequence ATGATGCATGGAAAAATAGATCTTAATTTGTTTTTTGTACTTAAAGCCGTGTATGAAGAAGAGAGTATTACTGCGGCCGCCAAAGCATTGCATCTAACGCAACCGGCCGTGAGTCATGCAATGTCACGTTTACGAGAAAAGTTTGATGATGAACTATTCGTGCGCCATAGCCGGCGGATGGTACCAACCCCTTTGTGCCAATCTATCATTCAACAGGTGAAAGAAGCCCTCTCGCATTTAGAGTCTACGCTGTCAGATCCCATTGATTTTGATATCAGCCGCTATAAAAGAGAAATTAAGTTAGGGTTAAGAGACATTCTTGAGTCAACCTTTCTACCCACGCTTATTCCCGAGCTTTTGCAAAATGCAGCAAATATTACCGTAACTAGTAGACGGGTTACCCGCCCTGAACTTGAAAACGCTCTTGCTAATAAAGAACTGGATATTGTTATCGATGCATTGGTGCCTACAGGCCCTGATATTCGTTCAACACTGGTATGCGACGAGCATTTCGTACTTATCTGTGCGCGAGAACACTCCATTTTAAAAGACAAAACGCTAGCGAATTATGTATCAGCATCACACGTTCTGGTTACCTTGAAAGACTCTCGATTAGATACGGTAGACTTAGCGCTTGCGAAACAAAACGCCACGCGACAATTTGCCCTGCAGTGCGAACATTACTTCGCTGCCGCAAGTGTAGTCAGTAAATCAGATTTATTACTTACCGTACCAAGTCGTTATGCACAGCAGATTACTAGCAGCCTGCCAGTTGCCGTTACCACACTGCCCTTTGACGTACCACTTATGCCCATTCACATGTATTGGCATCAGCAAGCTGATGAGGATTTAGTGAATAAGTGGATGCGAGAGAAGTTACTGGCGTTAGCCGATGAGCTTCTATAA
- a CDS encoding UDP-2,3-diacylglucosamine diphosphatase, protein MKKTHYRTLWLSDIHLGNRDCKAEYLLSFLNGVTVDTLYLVGDIVDMWQMTKQFRWPQAHNQVMHKLMAMSQDGTRVVYLPGNHDEPIQSYSGMAFGDIEIERQLVHTTAQGKRYLVLHGDQFDGDVTMGKFHAWIGDKGYDLLLFLNREFNRFRSWRKREYWSLAGYIKKHIKGANEAIARYREACCSRAAEMGLDGVICGHIHHPESTMENGIHYINDGDWMENCTALGEDENGNLSLIYSLETMIKADNVTPLKVKNSPSRAA, encoded by the coding sequence ATGAAAAAAACACATTACCGCACACTTTGGCTTTCTGACATTCATCTTGGCAATCGTGATTGCAAAGCTGAATACCTACTTTCGTTTTTAAACGGCGTCACTGTCGACACGCTTTATTTGGTTGGCGACATTGTCGATATGTGGCAAATGACAAAACAGTTTCGTTGGCCGCAAGCGCACAATCAAGTTATGCATAAGCTGATGGCCATGAGCCAAGATGGCACTCGCGTCGTTTATCTCCCAGGTAATCACGACGAGCCAATTCAGTCTTATTCCGGTATGGCGTTTGGTGATATCGAAATTGAGCGTCAACTTGTGCATACCACCGCCCAAGGCAAACGTTACCTTGTGTTACATGGCGATCAGTTTGATGGCGATGTCACCATGGGTAAATTTCATGCGTGGATTGGTGATAAAGGTTACGACCTATTGCTGTTTTTAAATCGCGAGTTCAATCGTTTTCGTAGTTGGCGTAAACGTGAGTATTGGTCACTTGCCGGTTACATTAAAAAACACATCAAAGGAGCAAACGAAGCGATTGCTCGCTACCGCGAGGCTTGTTGTTCACGGGCTGCAGAAATGGGGCTTGATGGTGTAATTTGCGGTCATATTCATCACCCTGAAAGCACAATGGAAAATGGCATCCACTATATTAACGACGGCGATTGGATGGAAAACTGTACTGCATTGGGTGAAGACGAAAATGGAAACCTATCCCTGATTTATTCCCTTGAGACCATGATCAAAGCAGATAACGTTACCCCATTAAAAGTGAAAAATTCACCATCAAGAGCAGCATAA
- a CDS encoding GNAT family N-acyltransferase — MFTVDEVLNKHYPQVANNPLLFRSLSFVLRHLLHEREIIEFGETYPHYEDIDFVEQVLEYFNISYSTRDVEKERIPSQGRVVIIANHPIGSLDALALIKLVSEVRHDLKVVANQMLMAIEPLHDMLLPVNNMQGGTPKQHLSAIQEHLRSDGAILIFPAGEVSRLRPQGVRDTLWHSGFLRIARQAKSPILPVYIDAKNSPLFYGVSMVYKPLATALLVKEMFKQRKKHLPMRIGELIPFESYQQTSIALKDQVKLFKRHLYRIGSNKKAIFDTQAPVAMPEDRKELSRAMKQCEHLGHTSDGQSIYLYQHKNCSPIMREIGRLREIAFRAVGEGTNKRRDIDQYDTHYYHLILWDESNLEIVGAYRFGDAELLSKQDHPTGLYSATLFDYGTDDSNAVMFGAGLELGRSFVQPCYWGKRSLDYLWVGIGAFLNRYPKYRYMFGAVSLSNAYPQPAKDLIVQFYSIYFPAKFGQAKSKRPYQMSQDALYTFTGKDYKSEFTQLKHLLANMGVNVPTLYKQYSELSKTGGVAFLDFNVDPDFNDCIDGLVVVDLEALTPKKKERYLGATQLKPELKKSA, encoded by the coding sequence ATGTTTACAGTTGATGAAGTACTAAATAAACACTATCCCCAAGTGGCTAACAACCCCTTGTTGTTTAGGTCTTTATCGTTCGTGCTGCGCCACCTTTTGCATGAACGAGAAATAATAGAGTTCGGCGAAACTTACCCCCACTACGAAGATATCGACTTTGTAGAGCAGGTGCTTGAATACTTTAATATTAGTTACTCTACCCGCGATGTAGAGAAAGAGCGTATTCCATCACAAGGACGCGTGGTGATTATTGCCAATCACCCTATCGGCTCACTAGATGCCCTTGCATTAATCAAGCTGGTGAGTGAAGTTCGTCACGACTTAAAAGTAGTCGCGAACCAAATGCTCATGGCTATTGAGCCTTTGCACGACATGTTACTGCCAGTAAACAACATGCAAGGCGGTACGCCGAAGCAGCATTTAAGTGCTATACAAGAACACTTGCGTTCAGACGGCGCCATTTTAATATTTCCCGCGGGAGAAGTGTCACGACTACGACCTCAAGGAGTGCGAGATACGCTGTGGCATTCAGGCTTTTTACGCATAGCCCGACAAGCCAAATCTCCCATTCTCCCGGTTTATATCGATGCCAAAAATAGCCCGCTATTTTACGGAGTGTCTATGGTGTACAAACCTTTAGCCACTGCGCTGCTGGTAAAAGAGATGTTTAAGCAACGCAAGAAACACCTTCCTATGCGAATAGGCGAGCTTATTCCCTTTGAGTCTTACCAACAAACTAGCATAGCGCTTAAAGATCAGGTGAAACTATTTAAGCGCCACTTATATCGGATTGGCAGTAATAAAAAAGCCATTTTCGACACCCAAGCCCCTGTGGCCATGCCGGAAGACAGAAAAGAGCTTTCCCGTGCGATGAAGCAATGCGAACACTTAGGCCACACCAGTGATGGTCAGTCGATATATTTATACCAACATAAAAATTGCTCACCGATTATGCGTGAAATTGGCCGCTTGAGAGAAATTGCTTTTCGTGCAGTGGGCGAAGGCACGAACAAACGCCGTGATATAGACCAATACGACACCCATTATTACCATTTAATTTTATGGGATGAGAGTAATTTAGAAATAGTAGGGGCTTATCGATTTGGTGATGCTGAGTTATTGAGCAAACAAGATCACCCCACAGGTTTATATTCAGCCACCTTGTTCGATTATGGTACCGATGACAGTAACGCCGTCATGTTTGGTGCTGGATTGGAGCTGGGTAGAAGTTTTGTGCAACCCTGTTATTGGGGTAAACGCAGCCTAGATTATCTATGGGTGGGCATTGGTGCTTTTTTAAATCGTTACCCGAAGTACCGATATATGTTTGGGGCAGTATCATTAAGCAACGCTTATCCTCAGCCAGCTAAAGATTTGATAGTACAGTTTTACTCCATTTACTTCCCGGCCAAATTTGGCCAAGCTAAATCGAAACGCCCTTATCAAATGTCACAAGACGCCTTGTATACTTTTACCGGTAAAGACTATAAATCTGAGTTTACTCAGTTAAAGCATTTACTCGCTAATATGGGGGTTAATGTCCCAACTTTATACAAGCAATACAGTGAACTATCGAAGACTGGTGGAGTGGCCTTTCTCGATTTCAATGTAGATCCTGATTTTAACGACTGTATAGATGGCTTAGTCGTGGTTGATTTAGAAGCACTGACGCCCAAGAAAAAGGAACGGTATTTAGGGGCAACTCAATTAAAACCTGAACTAAAGAAGTCGGCGTAA